One genomic segment of Rivularia sp. PCC 7116 includes these proteins:
- a CDS encoding filamentous hemagglutinin N-terminal domain-containing protein has product MKGIVFLSRFITVFLTLGITSPAPAQVTSDQTTNTTVNQSNNNFNILNGMQKGNNLFHSFKEFSIPQGSSAIFNNSTDVVNIINRVTGGNISNIDGLIKASGNANLFLINPAGIVFGENAKLDIGGSFFGSTASSILFEDEFEFSAVNPESTPLLTVSVPVGLQMGKNPGAIKVNGSGHNLIAQDATFSPYINPGNANSLQVKPGKTLFLIGGDIQLDGSILTAESGRIELASLNEGEVNLTQTSKDLTLNDIKTSNFGNIQLAQRTLVDVSGASGGEVNIQGNQVSVKDGSVVMVQNRGIQPAGDINLKAKSVVLSGAIPDTQIRSSLMSETLPTGGDTGNINITTERLKIEDGASVFTRTFGLGKAGFIYINASESIDITGVSAINPNQFSAIGSATLSPGKSGDVKLSTKNLSVLDSGVIATTTFSNGSAGNITIDSENTQVAGLSRGIFRATAITATTFGQGDAGSIDLNTQTLSIGYGGTVNTTSHNSGNSGSVTINATKSIEVAGGNEIQAANINSSVLPQLAFIGKFPGLPQVPTGDAGNVTVNTPYLKLSDFGSITTRNAGTGNAGRLKVNADLIKIENQAGFAARSNSGEGGDILVQADSLQMRRESYISTDTRGEGNGGNININTNTLVALQNSDITANAENSFGGKVTINAYGIFGTQFRENLTLESDITASSQLGAEFSGIVELNTPGIDPSSGIAELPTDVIDSDNQIAAGCSSNAGSSFVATGRGGIPQNPNEQVDSSPSWSDIRDLSAYRQRNNNTVENTQKLDKTPIVEATSFIRNQDGEIELIASQNKPLTTQGFNCRGMNTL; this is encoded by the coding sequence ATGAAAGGAATTGTATTTTTATCTAGATTTATAACTGTTTTTCTAACTTTAGGAATTACTTCACCAGCACCCGCTCAAGTAACATCCGATCAAACTACTAATACAACTGTTAATCAAAGCAATAATAATTTTAATATTCTTAACGGGATGCAAAAGGGGAATAATTTATTTCATAGTTTCAAAGAATTTTCTATTCCCCAAGGTAGTTCGGCTATTTTCAATAATTCTACCGACGTAGTAAATATTATTAACCGGGTAACTGGTGGAAATATATCTAATATTGATGGATTAATAAAAGCTTCGGGTAATGCTAATTTATTTTTGATTAATCCTGCGGGAATTGTATTTGGTGAAAATGCAAAACTAGATATTGGTGGTTCGTTTTTTGGCAGTACCGCATCAAGTATTTTATTTGAGGATGAGTTTGAATTTAGTGCTGTTAATCCAGAAAGTACACCTTTATTAACTGTTAGCGTTCCCGTGGGTTTACAAATGGGGAAAAATCCAGGAGCAATTAAAGTAAATGGCAGCGGACATAATTTGATTGCACAAGATGCTACCTTCTCACCTTATATCAATCCTGGAAACGCTAATTCTTTACAAGTGAAACCAGGAAAAACATTATTTTTAATTGGAGGAGATATTCAACTTGATGGTAGTATTCTCACAGCAGAATCGGGAAGAATAGAATTAGCCAGTCTAAATGAAGGAGAGGTCAATTTAACTCAGACTTCAAAAGATTTGACGTTAAATGATATCAAGACATCCAATTTTGGAAATATTCAATTAGCGCAACGAACTTTAGTAGATGTTTCCGGTGCTAGCGGTGGAGAAGTTAACATCCAAGGAAATCAAGTTAGTGTCAAAGATGGTTCTGTTGTCATGGTACAGAATCGCGGCATTCAACCAGCAGGTGATATTAACCTCAAAGCTAAATCTGTTGTATTGAGTGGTGCAATTCCCGATACTCAAATTCGCAGCAGCTTGATGAGCGAGACTTTGCCTACAGGTGGAGATACTGGCAACATAAACATTACAACTGAACGTTTAAAAATTGAAGATGGTGCTTCGGTATTTACTCGAACTTTTGGCTTAGGAAAAGCTGGTTTTATTTATATTAATGCGAGCGAATCAATAGATATTACTGGAGTTTCGGCAATTAATCCCAACCAATTTAGTGCTATTGGTTCAGCTACTTTGTCTCCTGGAAAATCGGGAGATGTTAAGTTGTCAACTAAAAATTTATCGGTACTCGATAGTGGCGTTATTGCAACAACAACTTTTAGTAATGGCTCTGCTGGCAATATAACTATTGATAGCGAAAATACTCAAGTTGCTGGTTTGAGTCGCGGAATTTTTAGAGCCACTGCAATCACTGCCACCACTTTTGGGCAGGGTGATGCTGGCAGCATTGATTTGAATACACAAACACTATCAATCGGGTATGGCGGAACTGTTAATACAACTAGCCATAATAGTGGAAACTCTGGCAGCGTGACTATTAACGCGACTAAATCGATAGAAGTTGCTGGTGGAAACGAAATCCAAGCTGCTAATATCAATTCGTCAGTTTTGCCTCAATTAGCATTTATAGGAAAGTTTCCGGGGCTGCCTCAAGTTCCTACTGGCGATGCTGGTAATGTTACGGTAAATACACCATATCTGAAGCTAAGCGATTTTGGAAGTATTACAACCCGCAATGCAGGTACGGGGAATGCTGGAAGACTTAAAGTAAATGCTGATTTAATCAAAATAGAAAATCAAGCTGGCTTTGCTGCACGCAGTAATTCTGGTGAAGGTGGCGATATTTTGGTACAAGCTGATTCTTTACAAATGCGTCGCGAGAGTTATATCAGCACCGACACGCGTGGTGAAGGTAACGGTGGGAATATTAATATTAATACTAATACTCTTGTAGCGCTACAAAACAGCGATATCACTGCAAATGCAGAAAATAGTTTTGGTGGCAAAGTAACTATAAACGCGTATGGTATTTTTGGTACTCAGTTTAGAGAGAATCTAACATTAGAAAGCGATATAACTGCAAGTTCTCAATTAGGAGCAGAATTTAGCGGGATAGTTGAACTAAATACTCCTGGAATTGATCCGAGTTCGGGTATCGCAGAATTACCTACAGATGTCATAGATTCGGACAATCAAATTGCTGCTGGTTGTTCGAGTAATGCTGGTAGTAGTTTTGTAGCAACTGGAAGGGGTGGAATACCGCAAAATCCTAACGAACAGGTTGATTCAAGCCCTTCTTGGTCAGATATTCGTGATTTATCTGCATATCGTCAACGAAATAATAATACTGTTGAAAATACACAAAAATTAGATAAAACACCAATTGTCGAAGCAACTAGTTTTATCCGTAATCAAGACGGAGAAATTGAACTGATTGCTTCTCAAAATAAACCTTTAACAACACAAGGTTTTAACTGTCGTGGAATGAATACGTTGTAA
- a CDS encoding filamentous hemagglutinin N-terminal domain-containing protein — protein sequence MKGIAFLSGFITVFLTSGINLPAVAQVTSDNTTNTTVNTNGNNFNIINGIQKGNNLFHSFKEFSIPNGGSATFNNSTDVTNIINRVTGGNVSNIDGLIKASGNANLFLINPSGIVFGENAKLDIGGSFLGSTASSILFEDGFEFSAVNPQEKPLLTVSVPVGLQMGTNPGAIEVNGSGHNLTARDANFAPYINPLSFIPSQLKPGLQVKPGNTLALLGGDIQLVGGILTAVEARVELASLKQGRVSLVDTSKGFSLNNSKISDFGNIQLLSRALVDVSGAGEISVQGNQFNIKDGSVVGIQNRGIQTAGNINVNAKSIDISGAISETQIRSSLVNETFAGDAGNINISTERLSIEDGAGVFSRTFGFGNSGVININATESIDVIGVSSDPRNFSIISSVTFGQEDSGNINLSTGNLSVLNSGVISTTTFGNGSAGNINVQSDNTLVFGLSRGFFGNTTITATSFGKGNSGNISINTQTLSVKDGGNVNTSGYSSGNSGNVTVNATEFLEISGGKQMRGSNINSAVLSLPEFYRQLLTQPHATTGNAGNVTINTPRLKISDDSSILVRNAGTGNAGKLAITADLIQLENQGELVARSNSGRGGDIFVQSDSLQMRRSGLITTDAKGEGNGGNITINTNTLVALENSDITANAQNSFGGKVTVNAYGIFGTQFRENLTEESDITASSDLGAEFSGDVELNTPGIDPSSVTVELPENLTDSSNQIASGCAAQTGNTFIVTGRGGIPTNPNLYSYSNPIWLDIRDLSAFRKPNNNSEITNISNKPAIIEATSFIRNQDGEIELIASQNEPLTTQGFNCSGMNTL from the coding sequence ATGAAAGGGATTGCATTTCTATCTGGATTTATAACTGTTTTTCTAACTTCAGGGATAAATTTACCAGCAGTGGCTCAGGTAACGTCCGATAATACTACCAATACAACTGTTAATACAAACGGCAATAATTTTAATATTATTAACGGTATTCAAAAGGGGAATAATTTATTTCACAGTTTCAAAGAATTTTCTATCCCTAATGGTGGTTCGGCTACTTTCAATAATTCTACCGATGTAACAAATATTATTAACCGAGTAACTGGTGGAAATGTTTCAAATATTGATGGATTAATAAAAGCTTCGGGTAATGCTAATTTATTTTTGATTAATCCATCGGGGATTGTATTTGGTGAAAATGCAAAACTAGATATTGGTGGTTCATTTTTAGGAAGTACAGCATCAAGTATTTTGTTTGAGGATGGCTTTGAATTTAGTGCTGTTAATCCTCAAGAAAAACCTTTATTAACTGTTAGCGTTCCCGTTGGTTTGCAGATGGGAACAAATCCCGGAGCAATTGAAGTAAATGGAAGCGGACATAATTTAACGGCACGAGATGCTAATTTTGCACCTTATATTAATCCATTAAGCTTCATTCCATCACAACTGAAACCGGGATTACAAGTAAAGCCAGGAAATACATTAGCGTTGCTTGGGGGAGATATTCAGCTTGTTGGCGGTATTCTTACGGCGGTAGAAGCAAGAGTAGAATTAGCTAGCCTTAAACAAGGAAGAGTCAGTTTAGTTGATACTTCAAAAGGTTTTTCACTAAATAATTCAAAAATATCTGATTTTGGAAATATTCAACTACTATCAAGAGCTTTAGTCGATGTTTCTGGTGCCGGAGAAATTAGCGTGCAGGGAAATCAATTTAATATAAAAGATGGTTCTGTAGTAGGGATACAGAATCGCGGAATTCAAACAGCAGGAAATATTAATGTTAATGCTAAATCCATTGATATAAGTGGAGCAATTTCCGAAACTCAAATTCGCAGCAGTTTAGTAAATGAGACTTTCGCAGGAGATGCTGGAAATATAAATATTAGCACCGAACGTTTGAGCATTGAAGATGGTGCTGGGGTATTTAGTCGAACCTTTGGTTTCGGAAATAGCGGCGTTATTAACATTAATGCAACTGAATCGATAGATGTTATCGGAGTTTCTTCCGATCCAAGAAATTTTAGTATTATTAGTTCAGTCACCTTTGGTCAAGAAGATTCGGGAAATATTAACCTTTCAACAGGGAATTTATCAGTACTTAATAGTGGTGTAATTTCTACAACTACTTTCGGCAATGGTTCTGCTGGTAATATAAATGTTCAAAGTGACAATACTTTAGTGTTTGGTTTAAGTCGAGGATTTTTTGGAAACACCACAATTACTGCTACTTCTTTTGGAAAAGGTAATTCTGGAAATATTAGTATCAATACACAAACTTTGTCAGTTAAAGATGGTGGAAATGTAAATACAAGTGGCTACAGCAGTGGAAATTCTGGCAACGTAACTGTTAACGCTACTGAATTTTTAGAAATCAGTGGTGGAAAGCAAATGAGAGGATCTAATATTAATTCCGCTGTTTTAAGTTTGCCAGAATTTTATAGACAATTATTAACACAACCCCATGCAACCACGGGCAATGCTGGTAATGTTACTATTAATACCCCACGTTTAAAAATAAGCGATGATTCAAGTATTTTAGTCCGTAATGCTGGCACCGGTAACGCCGGAAAATTAGCAATTACAGCCGATTTAATCCAGCTAGAGAATCAAGGTGAATTAGTTGCTCGTAGTAATTCCGGTAGAGGTGGAGATATTTTTGTACAAAGTGATTCTTTACAGATGCGTCGTAGTGGCTTAATTACGACTGACGCAAAAGGTGAAGGGAACGGTGGTAATATTACCATCAATACTAATACTCTTGTAGCTTTGGAAAATAGCGATATTACTGCTAACGCACAAAATAGTTTTGGTGGGAAAGTAACTGTGAATGCGTATGGTATTTTTGGTACCCAGTTTAGAGAAAATCTCACAGAAGAAAGTGATATTACCGCTAGTTCTGATTTGGGAGCAGAATTTAGTGGTGACGTTGAACTTAATACTCCTGGAATTGATCCCAGTTCGGTAACCGTTGAATTACCAGAGAATCTCACTGATTCCAGCAATCAAATAGCATCTGGATGTGCTGCTCAAACTGGTAATACTTTTATAGTCACGGGAAGAGGCGGAATCCCAACAAATCCAAATCTATATTCTTATTCAAATCCTATTTGGTTGGATATTCGCGATTTGTCAGCATTTCGTAAACCTAATAATAATTCGGAAATTACTAATATTTCAAACAAACCAGCAATTATTGAAGCAACTAGTTTTATCCGTAATCAAGACGGAGAAATTGAACTGATTGCTTCTCAAAATGAACCTTTAACAACACAAGGTTTTAACTGTAGTGGAATGAATACGTTGTAA
- a CDS encoding filamentous hemagglutinin N-terminal domain-containing protein — protein MKGLACLPVFITGLLIWGKTLPAPAQITSDNTSNTTVNQSNNNFNILNGMQKGNNLFHSFKEFSIPQGSSAIFNNSTDVVNIINRVTGGNVSNIDGLIKASGNANLFLINPSGIVFGENAKLDIGGSFLGSTASSILFEDGFEFSAVNPQEKPLLTVSVPVGLQMGTNPGAIEVNGSGHNLMTQDANFAPYINPLSFIPSQLRPGLQVKPGKTLALLGGDIQLVGGILTAAEGRVELVSLKEGRVNLVDTSKGFSLDNAKISNFGNIQLLSRALVDVSGAGAQEVNIKANQFNIKDGSGVIMQNRGIQPAGDINVLASAVEFNGAIPDTQIRSGLLNETIAGDAGNINITTESLKVLDGAGVSSRTFGLGNSGFININAAQSIDVIGISPINRSQNSAIGSATLSSGKSGNVKLSTKNLSILDAGAIATISLSSGSAGNVTINSENTQVAGKSRGFFGITTITATTFGEGDAGNLTLNTKTLSIRNRGGINTTSHNSGNAGSITVNATEYVEIVSGDESVPSNINSSVLRESRVVGEFLELPDLPSGDAGNITVNTPYLKLSDYGTLSVSNAVIGNAGTLTVNADLIQLENKANLTAFSNSGEGGNIFVQSDSLQMRRESFIATDAGGEGNGGNITINTDTLAALENSDITANAQNSFGGNVTINAEGIFGTQFREQQTTKSDITATSELGAEFNGVVELNTPGVDPNSGLVELSAELTDSSQNIASGCISKAGSNFVVTGRGGIPQNPSHKLIANRIWLDIRNFSASKNKNIDEISEIPNKPEIVEATGFVRHPNGEVELIATQNKPFLIRQASNCRVQKT, from the coding sequence ATGAAAGGGTTAGCATGTCTGCCAGTATTTATCACTGGTTTATTAATTTGGGGAAAAACATTACCAGCACCCGCTCAAATAACTTCCGACAATACTAGTAATACAACTGTTAATCAAAGCAATAACAATTTTAATATTCTTAACGGGATGCAAAAGGGGAATAATTTATTTCATAGTTTCAAAGAATTTTCTATTCCCCAAGGTAGTTCGGCTATTTTCAATAATTCTACCGACGTAGTAAATATTATTAACCGGGTAACTGGTGGAAATGTTTCAAATATTGATGGATTAATTAAAGCTTCGGGTAATGCTAATTTATTTTTAATTAATCCGTCGGGGATTGTATTTGGTGAAAATGCAAAACTAGATATTGGTGGTTCGTTTTTAGGAAGTACCGCATCAAGTATTTTATTTGAGGATGGCTTTGAATTTAGTGCTGTTAATCCTCAAGAAAAACCTTTATTAACTGTTAGCGTTCCCGTTGGTTTGCAGATGGGAACAAATCCGGGAGCAATTGAGGTAAATGGAAGCGGACATAACTTAATGACACAAGATGCTAATTTTGCACCTTATATTAATCCATTAAGCTTCATTCCATCACAACTTAGACCGGGATTACAAGTAAAGCCAGGAAAAACATTAGCATTGCTTGGGGGAGATATTCAGCTTGTTGGCGGTATTCTTACGGCAGCAGAAGGAAGAGTAGAATTAGTAAGTCTTAAAGAAGGAAGAGTAAACTTAGTTGATACTTCAAAAGGTTTTTCATTAGACAATGCAAAAATATCTAATTTCGGAAATATTCAGCTACTATCACGAGCTTTAGTAGATGTTTCTGGTGCCGGTGCTCAAGAAGTTAACATAAAGGCAAATCAATTTAATATAAAAGATGGTTCTGGTGTGATAATGCAGAATCGAGGAATTCAGCCAGCAGGTGATATTAACGTCTTAGCGTCGGCGGTTGAATTTAACGGTGCAATTCCTGATACTCAAATTCGCAGTGGCTTGTTAAACGAAACAATAGCCGGAGATGCTGGCAACATAAATATTACAACCGAAAGCTTGAAGGTTTTAGATGGGGCTGGGGTATCCAGTCGAACATTTGGTTTGGGAAACAGCGGTTTTATTAATATTAATGCCGCTCAATCAATAGATGTTATTGGAATTTCACCAATTAATCGCAGTCAAAATAGTGCTATCGGCTCGGCTACTTTATCTTCTGGAAAATCGGGAAATGTTAAGTTGTCAACTAAGAATTTGTCGATACTTGACGCTGGTGCGATCGCAACAATATCTTTGAGCAGTGGCTCAGCGGGTAATGTAACTATTAATAGTGAAAATACTCAAGTTGCTGGTAAGAGTAGGGGATTTTTTGGAATAACCACAATCACGGCTACTACTTTTGGAGAGGGTGATGCTGGCAACCTTACACTCAATACTAAAACTTTGTCAATTAGGAATCGTGGGGGCATTAATACAACTAGCCATAATAGCGGAAATGCTGGCAGTATAACTGTTAATGCCACTGAATACGTGGAAATAGTTAGTGGGGACGAAAGCGTTCCTAGTAATATAAATTCTTCTGTCTTACGTGAATCAAGAGTTGTAGGAGAGTTCTTAGAGCTACCTGATTTACCTTCTGGTGATGCCGGTAATATTACAGTCAACACTCCCTATCTGAAGTTAAGCGATTATGGAACTCTTTCAGTTAGTAATGCAGTTATTGGTAATGCCGGAACATTAACAGTAAATGCCGATTTAATACAGTTAGAAAATAAAGCTAATTTAACTGCATTCAGTAACTCTGGTGAAGGTGGCAATATTTTTGTACAAAGCGATTCTTTACAAATGCGTCGCGAAAGCTTTATCGCAACTGATGCAGGGGGTGAAGGTAATGGCGGCAATATAACTATTAATACAGATACTCTTGCAGCTTTGGAAAACAGCGATATTACCGCAAATGCACAAAATAGTTTCGGCGGGAATGTAACTATTAATGCAGAAGGAATTTTCGGTACTCAGTTCCGAGAACAACAAACTACAAAAAGTGATATAACTGCAACTTCTGAATTGGGAGCAGAATTTAATGGTGTAGTTGAATTAAATACTCCTGGAGTTGATCCTAATTCTGGTTTAGTAGAATTGTCCGCAGAATTAACAGATTCATCACAAAATATTGCTTCCGGATGTATAAGTAAAGCTGGAAGTAATTTTGTTGTTACTGGAAGAGGTGGAATACCACAAAATCCTAGTCATAAATTAATTGCAAATCGTATTTGGTTGGATATTCGCAATTTCTCGGCATCTAAGAATAAGAACATTGATGAAATCTCAGAGATACCAAACAAACCCGAAATTGTCGAAGCAACTGGTTTTGTCCGTCACCCCAACGGAGAAGTTGAACTTATTGCTACTCAAAATAAACCTTTTCTAATCAGGCAAGCATCTAATTGCAGAGTGCAAAAAACTTAA
- a CDS encoding hemagglutin-like protein — protein sequence MPASSQISCDRSTDTTINKDGNNFILLNGIKKGNNLFHSFKESSIPKGGLASFNNYTDIINIINRVTGGNISNIY from the coding sequence ATGCCAGCTTCTTCTCAAATCAGCTGCGATCGCAGTACCGATACAACTATTAATAAAGACGGTAATAATTTTATTCTTCTCAACGGAATTAAAAAAGGGAATAACTTATTTCATAGCTTCAAGGAGTCTTCTATTCCTAAAGGTGGTTTGGCTAGTTTCAATAATTACACCGATATAATTAATATTATTAACCGGGTTACTGGTGGAAATATTTCTAATATTTATTGA
- a CDS encoding filamentous hemagglutinin N-terminal domain-containing protein, whose protein sequence is MKGIAFLSGFITVFLTSGIILPASSQVTSDNTTNTTVDTSNNNFNILNGIQKGNNLFHSFKEFSIPTGSSATFDNSTDVVNIINRVTGGNTSNINGLIKANGNANLFLINPAGIVFGENARLNIGGSFFGSTAESILFEDGFEFSAVNRTDAPLLTVSVPVGLQMGTNSGEIQVQSTGHNLSFSPNGFFPPFTREANPQALSVKPGKTIALVGGGITSTGGQIVAEGGRIELGSVSDGEVKLNSISTGFALDYSNVSNFQDIQLAQKASLDASESDINGGIHLSGRRINVTDGSVGLVQNSKAGIKGGNITVNASELLEFTGTTTDGKIRSNFTTETINTGASGEIRVSTKDLIFTDGGQIVTRTYSGGNSGNVTIDASESVQVIGSAALNPRFLSSIFLTVNGRTSTGKAGDLNISTKDFIASDGGLISTASYGKGDGGNITLNADNIDLSSTDPVFDGSTDLRVGSFRGGDGGSLTINTQRLTVRDGARINATTIGEGNAGSVTINASKIVDVRNGTITSSATSPDLRTVLNGFDTDSTGKAGSININTNRFIVRDESTISVANNGPTDAGELSINANSLFVDNQAILSANTKLGEGGNIALNLKESLILRNNSLIDTEAGGTGNGGNITIYSPIIAGFENSDIVANALEGNGGNIDITTQGIFGLKFRDSLTEENDISASSQFGVNGTVAINNISIDPSSGLTELPVKLADSSQKIASGCAAKTGNTFVATGRGGIPQNPNEQVDTSNTWSDIRDLSAYRKPNNNSENTSISKKPAIIEATGFIRNRNGEIELVALQNTPFNKQQASNCSGINT, encoded by the coding sequence ATGAAAGGGATTGCATTTCTATCTGGATTTATAACTGTTTTTCTAACTTCGGGAATAATTTTACCAGCTTCTTCTCAGGTAACGTCCGATAATACTACCAATACCACTGTTGATACAAGCAATAATAATTTCAATATTCTTAATGGGATTCAAAAAGGAAATAATTTATTTCACAGCTTCAAAGAGTTTTCTATACCTACTGGTAGTTCGGCAACTTTCGATAATTCTACCGATGTAGTCAATATTATTAATCGGGTAACTGGTGGAAATACTTCTAATATTAATGGGTTAATTAAAGCTAACGGTAATGCAAATTTATTTTTAATTAATCCTGCGGGGATTGTATTTGGGGAAAATGCCCGGTTGAATATTGGTGGTTCGTTTTTTGGCAGTACAGCCGAAAGTATTTTGTTTGAAGATGGGTTTGAATTTAGTGCGGTGAACCGTACAGATGCACCGTTGTTAACTGTTAGCGTTCCCGTTGGTTTGCAGATGGGGACAAATTCCGGAGAAATTCAGGTACAGAGTACCGGACATAATCTTAGTTTTTCACCTAATGGGTTTTTTCCACCTTTTACCCGCGAAGCAAATCCTCAAGCTTTGAGCGTAAAACCAGGTAAAACTATAGCTTTAGTTGGTGGTGGTATTACCTCTACTGGCGGACAAATAGTTGCAGAAGGGGGAAGAATTGAACTCGGAAGTGTTAGCGATGGTGAAGTTAAGCTCAATTCAATCTCTACAGGTTTTGCGCTTGATTATAGCAACGTATCTAATTTCCAAGATATTCAACTTGCTCAAAAAGCTTCTTTAGATGCGAGTGAATCTGATATCAATGGTGGAATTCACCTTTCGGGAAGACGAATTAATGTAACGGATGGTTCGGTGGGATTGGTGCAAAATTCAAAAGCTGGAATCAAGGGGGGAAATATTACTGTTAACGCTTCAGAATTGCTTGAGTTTACCGGTACAACCACAGATGGAAAAATTCGTAGTAACTTTACCACCGAAACAATTAACACTGGTGCAAGTGGAGAAATTAGAGTTTCTACCAAAGATTTGATTTTTACAGATGGTGGACAAATTGTTACTAGAACCTATAGCGGGGGTAATTCTGGAAATGTAACTATAGACGCTTCGGAATCAGTACAAGTTATTGGTTCAGCAGCTTTAAATCCTCGTTTCTTAAGCAGTATTTTCTTAACCGTCAATGGTAGAACCAGTACTGGAAAAGCAGGGGATTTAAATATCTCGACAAAAGATTTTATTGCTTCGGATGGAGGATTAATTTCGACAGCTTCTTACGGTAAAGGAGACGGAGGCAATATTACCTTGAACGCTGATAATATTGACTTGAGCAGTACTGACCCGGTTTTTGATGGTTCAACTGATTTAAGGGTGGGTAGTTTTAGAGGTGGAGATGGTGGAAGTCTAACTATTAATACTCAAAGATTAACCGTGCGAGATGGTGCCAGAATCAATGCAACAACTATTGGTGAAGGAAATGCTGGTAGTGTAACAATCAATGCAAGCAAAATTGTTGATGTTAGAAACGGTACTATCACATCATCCGCAACCTCTCCCGATTTACGTACCGTTCTCAATGGTTTTGATACTGACTCAACGGGAAAAGCAGGAAGCATAAATATCAACACTAATCGCTTTATAGTCCGAGATGAAAGTACTATATCCGTTGCCAATAATGGTCCAACTGATGCAGGTGAATTAAGCATAAATGCAAATAGTCTCTTTGTTGATAATCAAGCAATTCTTTCTGCTAATACTAAGTTAGGTGAAGGTGGAAATATTGCTTTAAATTTAAAAGAATCATTGATATTACGCAACAATAGTTTGATTGATACGGAAGCTGGAGGAACGGGTAATGGTGGTAATATCACAATTTATTCTCCGATTATTGCCGGTTTTGAAAACAGCGATATCGTTGCCAATGCTTTAGAAGGTAATGGAGGTAATATTGATATCACAACTCAAGGTATTTTCGGCTTAAAATTTCGCGATTCCCTTACCGAAGAAAATGATATCAGCGCCAGTTCTCAATTTGGTGTAAACGGTACGGTAGCAATCAATAATATTAGTATTGACCCCAGTTCTGGTTTAACAGAATTACCCGTAAAATTAGCAGATTCATCACAGAAAATTGCATCCGGATGTGCTGCTAAAACAGGTAACACATTTGTCGCAACCGGAAGGGGTGGAATACCGCAAAATCCCAACGAACAGGTGGATACAAGTAATACCTGGTCGGATATTCGGGATTTATCGGCATATCGCAAACCTAATAATAATTCGGAAAATACTAGTATTTCCAAAAAACCAGCAATTATAGAAGCAACTGGTTTTATCCGTAATAGAAACGGAGAAATTGAACTTGTTGCTTTACAAAATACGCCTTTTAATAAACAACAAGCTTCTAACTGTAGTGGAATAAATACATAA